A part of Populus alba chromosome 8, ASM523922v2, whole genome shotgun sequence genomic DNA contains:
- the LOC118055208 gene encoding xyloglucan O-acetyltransferase 1, translated as MGSPFKDHHHHFSLAKKLIPWTFYAMLPLVLFRLYFYPYPFHHITTPILTSSSSSVSSPTPFEEVETSCDYTTGKWVRDKRGPLYNGSACGTIKEGQNCIAHGRPDMGYLYWRWKPKHCKLPRFEPSTFLQLLRNKHLAFVGDSMARNQLESLLCMLSSASAPNLVYRDGEDNKFRRWFFESHNITISVYWSPFLVKGVEKYNTGPNHNQLYLDHVDERWAADMNGIDMIVLSIGHWFLHPAVYYEGDQVLGCHYCPGLNHTEIGFYDVLRKAIKTTLKALIDRKGANSNGINAFVTTFSPAHFEGDWDKLGACPKTKPYKEGEKALEGMDADMRQIEVEEVEAAKMNSTHLEKFRLEALDVTSLSLMRPDGHPGPYMHPFPFANGVTERVQNDCVHWCLPGPIDTWNEILLEVLKKWDYESRREE; from the exons ATGGGCAGCCCTTTCAaagaccaccaccaccacttctCTCTCGCTAAGAAGCTTATTCCTTGGACCTTTTATGCGATGCTCCCTTTAGTTCTCTTTCGCTTGTACTTTTACCCTTACCCCTTCCACCACATCACCACTCCCATtctcacctcctcctcctcctctgtttcttctcccACTCCTTTCGAAG AAGTGGAAACTTCTTGTGACTACACCACTGGCAAATGGGTCCGTGATAAAAGAGGTCCGTTGTATAACGGCTCAGCCTGTGGTACAATCAAGGAAGGACAGAATTGCATCGCTCATGGCAGGCCCGACATGGGTTATCTCTACTGGAGATGGAAGCCAAAGCATTGTAAGCTCCCAAGGTTTGAACCCAGTACATTCCTCCAACTCCTTAGAAACAAGCATTTAGCTTTTGTCGGTGACTCTATGGCGAGAAACCAATTGGAGTCACTTCTTTGCATGCTATCCTCTGCCTCTGCCCCTAATCTTGTTTATCGAGATGGTGAAGACAATAAGTTTCGTAGATGGTTCTTTGAGTCTCACAATATCACCATCTCAGTTTACTGGTCCCCATTTCTCGTGAAAGGTGTGGAAAAATACAATACCGGTCCCAATCATAACCAGCTGTATTTGGACCACGTTGATGAGAGATGGGCTGCTGATATGAATGGAATTGACATGATTGTGTTATCAATTGGTCATTGGTTCTTACATCCTGCAGTGTATTATGAAGGCGATCAAGTGCTGGGTTGTCATTACTGTCCTGGTCTTAATCACACTGAGATTGGATTTTATGATGTCTTGAGGAAGGCTATAAAAACCACACTTAAGGCTCTAATTGACAGGAAAGGGGCTAATAGCAATGGTATTAATGCATTCGTGACTACCTTTTCTCCTGCCCATTTCGAAGGTGACTGGGATAAGTTAGGTGCTTGTCCAAAAACCAAGCCTTACAAGGAGGGAGAGAAAGCACTTGAAGGAATGGATGCAGACATGAGacaaattgaggttgaagaagtGGAAGCAGCAAAAATGAACTCTACACACCTTGAAAAGTTCAGATTAGAGGCACTTGATGTTACCAGTTTGTCATTAATGAGGCCAGACGGTCACCCAGGTCCATATATGCATCCATTTCCATTTGCCAATGGCGTTACTGAGCGCGTGCAAAATGACTGTGTGCATTGGTGCTTGCCTGGGCCTATAGATACTTGGAATGAGAtattgcttgaggttttaaagAAATGGGACTATGAATCAAGAAGAGAAGAATGA